Proteins from one Limisphaera ngatamarikiensis genomic window:
- a CDS encoding helix-turn-helix transcriptional regulator — protein MKATGRRGTSRPPLERMLRIHQEVQAGRFPNASTLAQLLEVSPKTIQRDLEFMRDRLGLPLEYHPRRFGYYYTEPVESFPSLQLTEGELVALVLAEKALQQYRGTPFERPLLSAIHKMEQSLPETISVNLAGVARAFSFRQRAEPRLDLAVFDTLTRAVTHCEQLEILYRKPGQSRPERRRIDPYHLANINGEWYLFAHDHLRGSIRTFVPARMLEVRPTGQTFRPPTRFSPDDLLRGSFGVRSGSGHYHVTLLFHPPAADYIREKKWHPTQTLRERRNGTLELHLQLSELEEITRWVLSWGGQARVLRPRELIERVQQAATRLVEAHKT, from the coding sequence CAAGAGGTACAGGCGGGCCGTTTCCCCAACGCCTCCACCCTGGCCCAACTCCTGGAGGTCAGCCCCAAAACCATCCAGCGGGACCTGGAATTCATGCGCGATCGGTTGGGCCTTCCCCTCGAATACCACCCCCGGCGCTTCGGTTACTACTACACCGAACCGGTCGAATCGTTCCCCAGCCTCCAGCTCACCGAGGGCGAACTGGTGGCCCTGGTACTCGCCGAAAAAGCCCTGCAACAATACCGCGGCACCCCCTTCGAGCGCCCCCTGCTCAGCGCCATCCACAAAATGGAACAAAGCCTCCCGGAAACCATCTCGGTCAACCTCGCCGGCGTGGCCAGGGCGTTCTCCTTTCGACAGCGAGCCGAACCGCGGCTGGACCTGGCCGTCTTCGATACACTCACCCGCGCCGTCACACACTGCGAGCAACTCGAAATCCTCTACCGCAAACCCGGTCAATCCCGGCCGGAACGTCGCCGCATCGACCCCTACCACCTCGCCAACATCAACGGCGAATGGTACCTCTTCGCCCACGACCACCTCCGCGGCTCCATCCGCACCTTCGTGCCCGCTCGCATGCTGGAGGTCAGGCCCACCGGCCAAACATTCCGGCCCCCAACCCGCTTCTCCCCGGATGACCTGCTCCGCGGAAGCTTCGGCGTCCGCTCCGGCAGCGGTCATTATCACGTCACCCTCCTGTTCCACCCACCCGCAGCCGATTACATCCGGGAGAAAAAGTGGCACCCGACCCAAACCCTCCGCGAACGGCGCAACGGCACCCTCGAACTGCACCTGCAACTGTCCGAACTGGAGGAAATCACCCGCTGGGTCCTGAGCTGGGGCGGTCAGGCCCGCGTCCTGCGGCCGCGGGAATTGATCGAAAGAGTCCAACAGGCCGCCACCCGCCTGGTGGAAGCCCACAAAACCTGA